One window of Oncorhynchus masou masou isolate Uvic2021 chromosome 33, UVic_Omas_1.1, whole genome shotgun sequence genomic DNA carries:
- the LOC135528530 gene encoding ATP-dependent 6-phosphofructokinase, muscle type-like isoform X3, which yields MSHTSMDPTKMGIGRSIAVLTSGGDAQGMNAAVRATVRVGIYTGAKVYFVHEGYQGLVDGGDNIKLATWESVSMMLQLGGTVIGSARCMDFRAREGRMKAALNLVKLGITNLCVIGGDGSLTGANQFRKEWATLLVDLVKAGKITDDEARKSCHLNIVGMVGSIDNDFCGTDMTIGTDSALHRIIEVVDAITTTAQSHQRTFILEVMGRHCGYLALVTALACGADWVFIPEMPPDEGWEGHLCRRLADQRARGSRLNVIIVAEGAMDRAGNPISSEDIKKLVEKNLGFDTRTTVLGHVQRGGTPSAFDRILGSRMGVEAVMALLEATPETPACVVSLSGNQAVRLPLMECVQVTKDVTTAMAEKRWEDAIKLRGKSFENNWNTYKMLAHINPPDTKSNINVAIVNIGAPCAGMNAAVRSAVRIGIIQGHNMLAVHDGFEGLAQGKIEPITWTGVSGWTGKGGSELGTKRVLPSEYIEEISLTIAKFNIHSLVIIGGFEAYMGGLELVQGRDKYEELCIPMVVIPATVSNNVPGSDFSIGADTALNTITSTCDRIKQSAAGTKRRVFIIETAGGYCGYLATMAGLAAGADAAYIYEDKFGIRDLEMNVEHLVQKMKTDVKRGLILRNENCNANYTTDFIFALYSEEGKGIFDCRKNVLGHMQQGGTPTPFDRNFGTKMGSKAVLWITEKLKEVYRHGRIFANTPDSACVLGMKKRALTFQPLAELKEQTDFVHRIPKTSWWLKLRPIMKILAKYNISLDTSEHAHMEHVIKKRVSMPAPLMKKACPPTKHEEEE from the exons ggtGGCACAGTCATCGGCAGTGCCCGCTGCATGGACTTCAGAGCCAGGGAGGGCCGCATGAAGGCTGCCCTGAATCTGGTCAAGCTGGGCATCACCAACCTGTGTGTGATTGGGGGTGACGGTAGCTTGACTGGAGCTAACCAGTTCAGGAAGGAGTGGGCAACTCTGCTGGTCGACCTGGTCAAAGCCG GTAAAATTACAGATGACGAGGCCCGGAAATCGTGCCACCTGAACATCGTAGGCATGGTGGGTTCTATCGACAATGACTTCTGTGGGACAGACATGACCATCGGGACTGACTCTGCTCTGCACCGCATCATAGAGGTGGTGGATGCCATCACCACTACCGcacagag TCACCAGAGGACCTTCATCCTGGAGGTGATGGGTAGACACTGTGGCTACCTGGCCCTGGTGACTGCTCTGGCCTGCGGTGCTGACTGGGTGTTCATCCCAGAGATGCCCCCAGATGAGGGATGGGAGGGGCATCTGTGCAGAAGACTGGCTGAT CAACGAGCCAGAGGATCTCGTCTGAATGTGATTATTGTGGCTGAGGGAGCTATGGACAGAGCTGGAAACCCCATTAGCTCTGAAGACATCAAGAAG CTGGTGGAGAAGAATTTGGGCTTTGACACCCGTACCACTGTCCTGGGACACGTGCAGAGAGGCGGCACTCCCTCAGCCTTCGACAGAATCCtg GGCAGCAGGATGGGTGTGGAGGCTGTGATGGCCCTGTTGGAGGCCACTCCAGAGACCCCGGCCTGTGTGGTCAGTCTGTCCGGTAACCAGGCCGTCAGGCTGCCCCTCATGGAGTGTGTCCAAGTG ACTAAGGATGTGACTACTGCCATGGCTGAGAAGAGATGGGAGGATGCTATCAAGCTCAGAGGAAA GAGCTTTGAAAACAACTGGAACACATACAAGATGCTGGCCCACATCAACCCTCCAGATACCAAG agCAACATTAACGTGGCTATAGTAAACATTGGTGCTCCATGTGCTGGTATGAATGCTGCTGTGCGTTCTGCAGTGAGGATCGGCATCATTCAGGGACACAACATGTTGGCCGTTCATGACGGGTTCGAGGGTCTCGCTCAAGGAAAG ATTGAGCCTATCACCTGGACTGGAGTGTCAGGCTGGACTGGAAAGGGGGGATCTGAGTTGGGCACCAAGAG AGTCCTTCCTTCTGAGTACATTGAGGAAATCAGCTTGACTATTGCTAAGTTCAATATCCACTCTCTGGTGATTATTGGAGGGTTCGAG GCGTATATGGGTGGTCTGGAGCTGGTGCAGGGCAGAGATAAGTATGAAGAGCTGTGCATTCCGATGGTGGTCATCCCCGCCACTGTCTCCAACAACGTCCCCGGCTCAGACTTCAGTATCGGAGCTGACACAGccctcaacaccatcacctcg ACCTGTGACAGGATCAAGCAGTCAGCAGCAGGCACCAAGCGTCGCGTGTTCATCATTGAGACCGCAGGAGGGTACTGTGGTTACCTGGCTACCATGGCAGGTCTGGCTGCTGGGGCTGATGCTGCATACATCTATGAGGACAAATTTGGTATTAGAGACCTGGAG ATGAACGTAGAGCATCTTGTGCAGAAGATGAAGACAGACGTGAAGAGAGGTTTGATTCTCAG GAATGAGAACTGCAATGCCAACTACACCACAGACTTCATCTTTGCCCTCTACTCTGAGGAGGGCAAGGGCATCTTTGACTGCCGCAAGAACGTTCTGGGACACATGCAACAG GGCGGCACCCCAACACCTTTCGACAGGAACTTTGGCACCAAGATGGGTTCCAAGGCTGTTTTGTGGATAACAGAGAAACTCAAGGAGGTCTATAGACACG GTCGTATCTTCGCTAACACCCCAGACTCTGCCTGTGTGCTGGGCATGAAGAAGAGAGCACTGACGTTCCAGCCTCTTGCTGAGCTGAAGGAACAGACAGACTTTGT GCACCGCATCCCCAAAACATCGTGGTGGCTGAAACTGAGGCCAATCATGAAGATCCTTGCTAAATACAACATCAGCCTGGACACATCTGAGCATGCCCACATGGAGCATGTTATCAAGAAGAGGGTGTCGATGCCAGCGCCACTGATGAAGAAGGCATGTCCTCCCACAAAACATGAGGAGGAAGAGTAA